A genomic segment from Juglans regia cultivar Chandler chromosome 14, Walnut 2.0, whole genome shotgun sequence encodes:
- the LOC109016339 gene encoding transcription factor DUO1: MEANGDEGIRKGPWKAEEDEVLLNHVKKYGPRDWSSIRSKGLLQRTGKSCRLRWVNKLRPNLKNGCKFSLEEERVVIELQAQFGNKWAKIATYLPGRTDNDVKNFWSSRQKRLARILQTSATPSKPQKNKREAQSSHGCCQGSNSCPALEAPKFSSSSEGESSARAQSCSSSFMENSEMIRMVPLPDLVNPKLLNFDTSLIHHEFSPAKKSPFIESQVRQIPFSQIPQPQPDITFSPESQELLARLEDPSIFDMFGTLDASGLGNGAQLPIGTQLFEPVGSCRNGAKEKIDIPITPDSIFDDFPTDVFDHIEPAPSSSDL; encoded by the exons ATGGAAGCGAATGGAGATGAGGGTATAAGAAAAGGGCCGTGGAAGGCAGAGGAAGATGAAGTGCTGTTAAACCATGTGAAGAAGTATGGCCCCAGAGACTGGAGCTCCATTCGATCCAAAGGCCTCTTGCAGAGGACCGGAAAGTCGTGCCGTCTTCGTTGGGTCAATAAGCTTAGACCCAACTTGAAGAA TGGCTGCAAATTTTCATTAGAGGAGGAGAGGGTGGTGATAGAGTTACAGGCACAGTTTGGGAACAAATGGGCGAAAATCGCAACCTATCTGCCGGGAAGAACCGATAATGATGTGAAGAACTTTTGGAGTAGCAGGCAGAAAAGGCTAGCGAGGATTCTGCAGACTTCAGCAACACCCTCCAAACCACAGAAGAACAAAAGGGAAGCTCAGTCTAGCCACGGTTGTTGTCAAGGGTCCAATAGTTGTCCTGCTCTGGAG gctCCAAAGTTCAGTTCTTCATCAGAGGGAGAATCATCGGCAAGGGCTCAGTCATGCTCATCATCCTTCATGGAGAACTCTGAAATGATCAGAATGGTTCCACTACCAGATCTTGTTAACCCCAAATTGCTTAATTTTGACACTAGTCTTATTCATCATGAGTTCTCCCCAGCCAAGAAGAGCCCATTCATTGAGTCCCAAGTACGACAAATCCCATTTTCTCAAATTCCACAACCTCAACCAGACATCACATTCTCACCAGAAAGCCAAGAACTCTTGGCCAGACTTGAAGACCCCAGTATTTTTGATATGTTTGGAACACTGGATGCTTCTGGACTCGGAAATGGAGCTCAGCTTCCCATTGGAACTCAATTATTTGAACCTGTAGGAAGTTGCAGAAATGGTGCCAAGGAAAAAATTGACATTCCCATTACCCCGGACAGCATCTTTGATGACTTCCCAACCGACGTGTTTGATCATATTGAGCCAGCTCCAAGCTCTTCGGACCTATAA